One genomic region from Reichenbachiella ulvae encodes:
- a CDS encoding ferredoxin--NADP reductase gives MGKVSKLKILKVVKETEDAVSIHFKQPFFRKIKYTPGQFLTLLVNIDGRVERRCYSLNSAPNVDKEVSVTVKRIKDGRVSNYLFENIKEGDKIKVLHPMGEFTLLPNPAECRHVVLFGAGSGITPLMSILKTVLNFEERSYVSLFYGNRDKESIIFNNDLRALKAIYPDRLNLVHILENPGDFEDCYKGRVERSQVPGLLNDLPELSTDKTLYYICGPSGMMTEAEEGLKLAGVDPKFIHIEKFSAPPPSAQEAKTSGPLLENREVTIIHKGKEHRIPVKANRTILDSALDHKLKLPYVCMDGICGSCKASCESGEVYMRSGHVLSAKEVEDGVVLPCLCKPLTNNVVIKYA, from the coding sequence ATGGGAAAAGTCTCAAAACTGAAAATACTTAAAGTGGTGAAGGAAACGGAGGATGCCGTAAGTATTCATTTTAAGCAGCCTTTTTTTAGGAAAATCAAATATACCCCGGGTCAGTTTTTGACGCTATTGGTCAATATTGATGGAAGGGTCGAGCGCAGATGCTATTCGCTCAACAGTGCACCGAATGTCGACAAAGAAGTAAGTGTCACTGTCAAAAGAATCAAAGATGGAAGGGTGTCTAATTACCTTTTCGAGAATATTAAAGAAGGAGATAAAATCAAGGTACTCCATCCGATGGGGGAGTTCACCCTCTTACCCAACCCCGCAGAATGCCGACATGTAGTGCTTTTCGGAGCAGGGAGTGGAATTACCCCCTTGATGTCTATTCTTAAAACCGTTTTGAATTTTGAGGAAAGAAGCTACGTATCTCTTTTTTATGGAAACAGGGACAAGGAATCTATTATTTTCAATAATGACCTTAGGGCTTTGAAGGCCATTTATCCAGACCGGTTAAATCTGGTACATATCCTGGAAAATCCTGGGGATTTTGAAGATTGCTACAAGGGAAGAGTAGAGCGGTCGCAAGTACCCGGTTTACTCAATGATCTACCTGAACTAAGTACGGATAAAACGCTTTATTATATCTGCGGGCCATCTGGTATGATGACAGAAGCCGAAGAAGGTTTAAAGCTAGCAGGGGTAGATCCTAAATTCATTCATATTGAAAAGTTCAGTGCACCGCCACCGTCCGCTCAGGAAGCCAAAACGAGTGGCCCATTGCTCGAAAATCGAGAGGTTACGATCATTCACAAAGGCAAAGAACATCGCATACCAGTCAAAGCCAACCGAACGATTTTAGACTCGGCCTTAGATCATAAGTTGAAGCTTCCTTATGTCTGTATGGATGGGATTTGTGGCAGTTGCAAAGCGAGCTGCGAATCTGGAGAGGTCTACATGCGCAGTGGTCATGTGCTTTCTGCCAAAGAGGTGGAAGACGGTGTGGTGCTGCCTTGCCTTTGCAAACCACTTACTAATAATGTAGTTATCAAATACGCTTGA
- a CDS encoding c-type heme family protein: MNLFQTKHIIKSTLLGLSAFAVFQSCEPLPEETKAVASDKAYSIEEAFEIVAKENDVTRTLYTKAIVGAGKKNGLKFDEDWEKDHVEAGPLPALFLRGIAGDIRKKGEVPLGLFLGSDFPVRKSNKFTGKQADLFAEMRKDSLPKYFFDEEAQLYTAMFPDFAVAAPCVNCHNEHPETTKTDWVLGDIQGATTWTYPSDSVSFDELQGIIMAYREGAAATFQSYLDKAAGFKENEVPMAGSTWPAKDGYALPTPDVFLDSVNVLAADETLKSILKI; this comes from the coding sequence ATGAATTTATTTCAAACTAAGCATATCATTAAATCAACCTTGCTGGGCTTATCTGCCTTTGCTGTGTTTCAATCCTGCGAGCCTTTACCAGAAGAGACCAAGGCGGTCGCCTCTGACAAAGCTTACTCCATAGAAGAAGCATTTGAAATCGTGGCGAAGGAGAATGACGTCACGCGTACGCTGTATACCAAGGCTATCGTGGGAGCTGGAAAGAAAAACGGTCTCAAATTCGATGAGGATTGGGAAAAAGATCACGTAGAAGCAGGTCCGTTACCTGCCTTGTTCTTGAGAGGGATTGCCGGAGATATCCGCAAGAAAGGCGAAGTACCATTAGGCTTGTTTTTGGGATCAGATTTCCCGGTTCGCAAATCGAATAAGTTTACGGGTAAGCAGGCTGATCTCTTTGCGGAAATGAGAAAGGATAGCCTTCCGAAATATTTCTTTGACGAAGAAGCTCAGTTGTATACTGCCATGTTCCCTGATTTTGCGGTGGCGGCACCATGTGTCAATTGTCACAACGAGCACCCAGAGACCACTAAAACCGATTGGGTATTGGGAGATATTCAGGGAGCTACTACCTGGACTTATCCATCAGATTCCGTCTCGTTTGACGAATTGCAAGGTATCATCATGGCTTATAGAGAAGGTGCAGCAGCTACTTTCCAGTCTTATCTGGACAAAGCAGCGGGCTTCAAGGAAAATGAGGTGCCAATGGCTGGATCTACCTGGCCTGCAAAAGACGGCTATGCATTGCCAACTCCTGATGTGTTCCTGGATAGCGTCAACGTGCTGGCTGCAGATGAAACACTAAAATCTATCTTGAAAATATAA
- a CDS encoding globin family protein, translating to MNFLKSIFGKKEEGPVSAKDKQLVQETFAMVAPIADKAAEIFYAKLFELDPDLKPLFKGDISEQGKKLMAMLAAAVKGLDDLGALVPVVQDLGKRHVGYGVKDEHYDTVAAALLSTLEAGLGDAWNDDVKTAWTNVYVVLATTMKDAAAESTAA from the coding sequence ATGAATTTTTTAAAATCAATTTTCGGAAAAAAGGAAGAAGGCCCAGTATCAGCTAAAGACAAACAGTTGGTGCAAGAAACTTTTGCTATGGTGGCACCCATCGCGGACAAAGCCGCTGAGATTTTTTATGCCAAATTATTTGAACTTGACCCAGACCTCAAGCCATTGTTCAAAGGTGATATCAGCGAGCAAGGCAAAAAGCTAATGGCCATGTTAGCTGCTGCAGTCAAAGGTCTGGATGATCTGGGAGCATTGGTGCCTGTAGTACAAGACTTAGGTAAAAGACATGTGGGCTATGGGGTCAAAGATGAGCACTACGATACAGTAGCAGCTGCGCTTTTGTCAACGTTAGAGGCTGGTCTGGGAGACGCATGGAACGATGATGTGAAAACAGCATGGACCAATGTATATGTGGTATTGGCTACCACTATGAAAGACGCAGCGGCTGAATCTACCGCAGCCTAA